A segment of the Lolium perenne isolate Kyuss_39 chromosome 3, Kyuss_2.0, whole genome shotgun sequence genome:
tgaatatatatatgtggatatattcgataaggaagaaatttgaaacatttgaatagattcaaataaattcaggatgaagtggaaatcatcgtaatagaaaagtcaaatatctatgattggatcatggtggaaatatttgaattacgagttttagcgaacatctaaagagagttatgaagttgttctacaactcacgtttcttggagtatcatagtgatgatgaagtatccaaaagacgtatccaaaccttgttggattaatgatgagataaaatattgatgccattatatttttgtagattatgctttagagactaccgcttttacactaaataagagcatcatcatgatccgtagaaatgacaccatacgagttatggcatgtgtataaaccctaatagtcctttctttaaattttggtttaAAAAGTTTACAAccgaaatcggataaatgtctttgttggatatcccaaagaattgattgggaattctttccactatgaagtaaaagacaaaagtgtttgttaatgttacttgcttatttccaagaaattgttttctagcgaagtatttgagtgggaggacaatagaacttgataaggtttatgaacctgagcataatgatcagagtagcgcagcatcggaaattggttccggaagcggctacaacgatcatggctcccatgactacaaagtgttttagccatgaagatcgaagtacatattgaaccttgtaggtatggtttactttgtgatcaaataaatgatttgtggacaaaggattgattttgaacaatgataaaccaactacaaacaaagaagttatgatgggccctgactccgttaaaatggctatatgccatgaaatccaagatagataaatactttttgaaagtaaatggatctataaaattgatggacttggatggaatatccttaaagaagctcgacttgtcgaaaaattgtttacgacaaagttcaaagagttgactacgataagattagatcttccgtagcaatgcttatagtctatgtggattattctagtaatcactacatatttcttttatgagatatgctagtaggatggcaaaatacattactttttTTGAAACCTTATACTGTAGGGCAAAAAAGCCCCACAGCTCCCCACCTTTATTATAAAAACAAAGAAGTACAACCAAAACAATAAAACTATAaaactaaaaacaacaaaaaacaaaGGACTCAACATCAAGCAAGGAGCTTAATGGAGAGAAGCTATCCAAGCTAAaagtttcttctttctttctggCTTAAATCTATGTGCAAGCAGAGAGATGTCATGAACAAAGTTGTTCTTCCAGATTGCAAATCTTGGGAGTACTTGATCAAACACTTTTGCATTCCGACTCTTCCAAATATGCCAGCAAGCCAGTGCTGTCACTTCAGTGAAGAAAACATGCCTGAAGCTTCTTCTTGCAATCTCCGCAGACTGAACCAAACTGCAACCTGTACCCCATTTGATTTGCAAATAATTCCATATACGACTGCTAAAATTACAGTTAAAAAAGAGATGATCTCTGTCCTCTCTAACCCCAGTTGAACAAAGTACACAATCATAATTATCTGTGACATGCCAATGCCTGCGTTGCAACATGTCCTTGGTGTTCAATCTATCACTTAACAGCAACCAAGCAAACACTTTGATTTTCATTGTGCATCTACTCTTCCAAATCCAGAGATACTGTGACTGCACCTGAATATGGTCAAACAGAGAAAGATAATATTTATGTGGTTTATAGTCCCCATAGGTACATTTCCATTCATCGCTCCCTTCCTGCAACAAATCCATCTCCCCCATCCAGCCTTGTAGGATCAAAAAATCATCATAAGCCTGGCTGGATAGAGGCAGGTGAAACTCTTCAGTTCGATCCAGTAAGAAAACCATATCCCTGACCGAAATCTTTGCATCCTTAACAAAAGAGAATAGTCTAGGAAACCTCTGCTGTAAAGGAATTCTTGAATTACCAACGTCCCATTCATCAGCCCAAAAAAGAACTGTCTCTCCACTCCGAACATCAGGCTTGGCAACAGCACGAAAATCATCCATTAATTTGGCAACATCTCTCCACCAATAAGACCCACATAACTTGGCTGCATGTGGCACATCCAAAGAATAATAGCTGTCCCAAATCAATTTAACCCAAGGAATGTCCATCCTTTTGTTATAGAACTTATGCAAAAACTTGATCAACAAAGCATCATTCTTTTTCTGAAAATCAATAATACCCAATCCCCCTTTCATTCTTGGTTTGCATAtcatgtcccaagctgccaaagaCTGTTTTGGTGTTTCATGGTTGTCTCTCCAAAAACATTGTCTAATAATTCTATTCAACTGCTTTATAATACCAGGTGGTATATGTATAGTGCATAACATATGTAATGGAATAGAGGAAAAAGCTGAGACCACCAACTGCAGTCTAGCTCCTTGTGACAGAAAACAGGATGTAGCAGTAAGCCTTCTCTCAAGTCTGTGCACAATTGGGGATAATTCTTGTATAGATGGCTTAGTGGTACCCACAGCCAACCCAAGATATGTGAAAGGCAAAGTACCAACTTGACAGCCAAACCCCTGAGCAAGTTGCTGCAGCACACTATCCTCCACATTGATTGCCATCATAGAGGATTTGTGATAATTTATATGTAAACCAGTGGATTCAGAGTACTTTTTCAGTAAATCTTTCAAAGCCAGTACTTGTGCCAAATCTGCTTGCATGATCAAAAGAGTGTCATCTGCATATTGAATAATTGGGAAATCTGGATCATTAGTAATAATTGGCAGTTTTATCTCCCCAGCAGCAAGCAAGGCATTCACTGCAGATTGCAATAGATCTCCTCCCAGGACATATAAAAGAGGGGACAATGGATCCCCCTGCCTCACTCCCCTCTTGCAATAGAACTGCTTTCCTGGAACCCCATTTAAGAGAACTGAGGAAACACCAGATGACAAGAAATCTCTAACCCATCTAATCCATGGCTCACCAAAGCCTTTTTGCCTCATAATCATGAACAAAGCTTCATGTTCCAAGGAATCAAATGCCTTCTCAAAATCTAGCTTCAATATAATAATGGGATTCCTAGAGACATGACACTGATATAAATACTCCAAAGTCCAAGCCAAGCAATCCTGTATTGTCCTTGATCTGATGAAACCATACTGGTTTTTATGAATGCATCTCATAATATGATCCTGAAACCTATTTGCAGCCATTTTTGTCAAAAATTTCAGACAGACATTTGTCAAAGATATGGGCCTATAATCATTGACTGTTTCAGGGGAATTGTTCTTTGGCACCAAAGTGATATAAGAGGAATTGAGACACTCAAGAGAAATTTTCCCATCATGAAACTCTCTGGCTAATTTATAAAAATCTTCTGCAATAATATgccaacatctcttgaggaataaaccattgaaaccatcagGCCCAGGGGCTTTATCAGCAGGCATATATTTGATAACTTTATCCATTTCTTCCTTCTCAAAAGGATTAGTCAGAACCTCAAGCCCCTCCACAGGAGTAAGCAAAGCAGCAATGTCCAAAGTCATATTAATTCCTCTAGACACACCCATTCTCTCCCTGTACTTATTATAGATCATACCAGCCATATGGTCATGATCAGAGACTACCTCCCCAGATTCAGATTTTAGTCCAGCAATTGCATTTCTTCTATATCTCTGAGTGGCCATAGCATGGAAAATTTTTGTGTTTTCCTCTCCCACCTTTATCCATCTGATGGAACATCTATCTTTCCAATACTTGTACTGTGCAGACAACAATTTCTCCAAGTGTAGCTTAACCAATTTCCTAAAATTAAATTCAGGTATGGTTAGGGGCCTCTGTTCTTCAATATTATCTAGCAAAAGAATCACCTTATTACAATTCTCAATCAGAGTTTTAATTGTGGATAAACTAGTCTGCCACTTCTTCAGATCATATCTCAAGTTCTTGAACTTATGAGCAAGTATAGCAGCAGCATTTGTTTTATGTGATGGTCTCTCCCAGGAATCTTGGACACATTTCAGGAATGTAGGATTATCCACCCAATAGCTCTCAAATCTGAATAACTTTGCCTTTGGAATTACAATATCAATAGTAACCATACATGGGACATGATCAGAGGCAGATTTGGCCATGGGAAGCACTAGAGTATTGGGGAATTTGGTAGTCCATTCAGATGTGGTAAAGAACCAATCAAGTTGTTCAAGCAATGGTTGCTGTTGCATGTTTGACCAAGTGTATAATCTTCCTTTCAAGGGGAGTTCCACCAACCCCAGATGTCCAATAATATCATTAAAAATGAACATATCATTTACATCCCCTCCTGGCTTGTTCCTATTTTCACTGGATCTGATAAAATTAAAGTCACCCAGAAGGAGCCATAAAGAATGTGTAGGAATTGTTAAGTGATATAACCAGGCGATGAAATTATCTCTCTCTATACCCTTGCATGGTCCATAAACCGAAACTAATGTCCAAGTATCAGCATTATGTGCCGAGGTGAATTGAATGACAATAGAGAATCTCTGTATTTCTTGCAGCACACCAGTAAACACAGCTGAATTCCAGACCACAATAAGTCTACCAGAGGCCCCAATCGATGGTGAGTATGCAAAACTGTTAAATCTTTTAGGACAAAATTTCCTAACTATTCTATGATCAAAGAAATCCATTTTAGTTTCCTGAAGACAGATGATAGAGCACTGACTTTCCTCAATTTTTTGTCTGACTTCAAGTTGTCTAGCTTCAGAATTAAGACCTCTAACATTAAGGTCCAACACACACCATTTTCTTGTGCTGTTACTATTCATTACAACCATAGAAAGCAGTAGAACAGCAGCCACCAGCAGCTAGGCATGGTGCCAACAAAAAAAGTCTGATACAGAGAATGACAGCAAAAGCATAACAGAGCACTGACATGTCCAAAAATAACAGTAACAGCAAGTTTGACAGGAACAAAAAGAAAAGAGACCCCACAGTAGCCCATGACATAATAATGTAAGTTGCTTCTATCATCATCACTTCTTGATTGTAGTGGGACTGTCAGGAGCCGCCATAAGCTTTTCCTTGGTCAACTGAGCTGCATCCATCCCCAATGCCAAGCCCACCTGCTGCATCACCTTGAGTGGTGTGGAGGGAATGGTGCAATCCTCTTTCTGCTGCGTGCCCATTTTATCCCCCTCTTCTGACTTCTCTTGTTCCTTCTCTGCTATGATTTCATCCTGTATGAGCTTCCTCTGAACTTTCCTCTTCTTCGACGCCTGCCCACGTGGATCAGGCAGTACAACATGCCTATGCCCATTGTTTTTTGCAGAACTACGAGTGCTCCTCCGAACTGAAGTGTCTACTAAAGGCACAGCTTTCTTCCTGGCACCCCTTTTTCTCTTATCAGATAAATCTGGCATAGCAGCAAAACCAGTATTATCTTGCTCTTCAAACTGAAGCTGACATGTCACCTGCCTATACTGCAACTGAAAAGGAGAAACATCATATACTGAACCCAAGGCTGATCTAGACTGAGGGTATAAGAGACCCTTCTCAAAGGGGCCACCTTGCATGATGAACTGAAAATGTGACAGGGTAGAAAACCTCATGGGAGGCATAGCAGCAGCCATTTTGGGTACAAACTGACAAAGAAATTTCTCACACTGCATCTGAGGTGGTAACACTGGTCCATAAAACCTTGCTGTCAGCTTGGATTGGTATGCATCAATTATATCTAACCCTGAGAAATTTGGACGTGTGCCAATACTATTCCATTGAATGAGGACAGGGTTGATTATAATGTTTTGATTCACTTCCTCACCTTCCTGAACCATATAGTGAGAGTTAGCAGATGCATTTATAATAGAACTGTCAATCTGCaattcctctgcttcttcttgctCCACAAGTTGCTCCTGTTGTTCTGGCTGGAAGAAATCATCCTCATGCACCTGAGGTTGATGCATTGGCATATCATCCCAACCTAGCTCAGGATATTGGGGCAAGACAAAATTATCATGGTTAATGATCATGTTCCCTGGAAGCGGATGCGGGTTTCCATCTGGCGGCATTTGATCCTCATCAGCAGGGAATATATCAGCAAACCCAGCCGTCAGAATATAGCATGGAGCAGTCCATGACTCCTTCACATTACAAAGATTTGCATAATTTCCAAAAACTATATCTCGAGGTACTAGGGCAGGAGAAGTAAAAGTGACATACACCAGCGTACGCTCCAACACTTCATCATCCTGATGCCAATGATGGAACTTTGCGAAGGGAGCAACAGCTCCAGCAATATCATAATCATTACGGAAATCAAGCGGAACAGCAAGTATCATGAGCCAACCCTGTCTCGCTCCATGAGCTGCCCTATGATTATCTCTATCATCATGCCTGATAAATCTAACGAAGACATTGTTGTTGAGCTCATACGGGCCATGATCTATCAGAGCTACAGTGGCAGCAGGGGAACGCAGACGAAAGAAACCCAGACCAAACAAGCAAGGCTGCACATCATCCACTGCACGCTGCAAGTGCTGCTGAATAAAGAGGCGAACCTGGTTTCTCCACGCCGGCTCTAACTGCTCCAGAGGGGGGGCATCAGAATTGCAGTGATTACATTGTCATTGCGACGCGACGGCAGCACTGATGGGTTGTAGAAGGTGCGAGGCAAACGTGTAGGTCCTCCGTCAATGATCTGCTGTCCCAAGGGCACCCAAGGAGTGGGATCAACCTCGAAGTTGGCCATGGCAGACGGCCGCAGCAGCGCGGAGGGAAAAGGAAGCATCTCCGGGctaggaacagaggaaggggtatCTAGCCCAGAAGTTGGAACGGCCACCTCTTTAGGGCTAGGGTTGTCGTCAGTGTCGTAACTATCCTGGACAATTAAAGTCCGTTTTGGTACCCAAATCTTTTTGTTTTTTTCCCCAAGGCAATCCTTCCTCATATGACCATATCGGAAACAAGAACGACACCTGACATCATTGGTGCAATTCGCTGTTAAATGTCTCATTGAAAGGCATCGGCCACACTTCCAGACACGGTAGGACATGTCATCAATTAATTCATTTAAACCAAATGGATCATCCTCGTCTGGTTGCACAACATCCACCAATGCATTAATTTCAGAAGTAACAGAATGAAAAACTCGTGACGAAATTTCCTGGCCCAAAACAGAATCAGCTAGTATCGGGGACACGTCGGATAGTTCATTTTCTCGCCGAGTCTCAGCGGATCCAAACTGAATGGAGACATCTGTCTGTATGATCGCAGGAGAGAAAATAACCCCCGCTTTCCTCCTGATCTGTGGACAATCATAACCTGCCTCTACTGCATCAAGAACTTGTTGACGTGACGCTGGAAATTCATAGCCAGCACATGCAGGATACGCTTGAAAAGTTGCAAAAGATAGTTTCTTTCGAGCAGGAGTCCTTGAGCCCAAAGGTTTGATCGATGGATTGGTTGGCTTTTTAGACAGAGCATGCAACGCAGCATCCGTTCTCTTTTTGTTTGGACTAACCAGAATCCATTCCTGCTGACACTCACTTTGCCAGAATTTGAACTCTCTTTGCCAAGATGGACCACCATTACCCCATAAATGGAAGAAGCATTTAAATTCAGCAGAAGAGAAAACTCGTAAGGAGTTGACCAGAAAACCCACAGCTTTTGATGCCACTGAGAAACGAAAAACCCTGTCTGATAACTGAACAACTAGCATATCATCTGGAGAGCCTCCCAAACAGGATTCCAAAGCAAGACCAACTGATAAAACATCCAGTTTGAATTTTGATCGACCAAAAGAGACCACCATGAGGAAGTGGTTTGATTTCCCTAAAGGATGAACTGTCGATCGAAATTTATTCTTAACCTCTGCCTTGAACTTTTGCCCAGAAGCCAGATCTAAGCCCAAAACATGTGAAGCAGCCCTATCTGAATCATCAAGAGGGAGATCTGCGCTGGGGTTACGTACCTTAGGTGAGATCACACACTCACCAATGAAAACCTCATGTGATGGGAAATGAATGACGGATCCAGATGTGAAAATCTTCATCACGTACATATCTACCAATCACAGAGTCACCTTTGGCATTGACAAGGACCATCCAACGCCTAGATGCCAACAAAGTGACCTTACCATCGTAGAGGTTGCGTCGAGCTCGATCTAGATCCTTGGCGGTGGAGTACTTCACCTTCCATTGCCCTACCGGGGCAGCCATCGACGTGGGAGTTGGGAGAAAAAGGGTATAGAAATGTGGAGGAGGAGACGCCGGAGAGATTGATCGGAAGAGAAGAGGTGTATCACCAGAGATCACTGAGATCGCCGGTGTGGGATGAACTAGGGTTTAGgtgcttatcagaagtatgtattaaaaggtgtatacaagatacaaccaagagttttgctggtccgtggaatactagataggtatacaaacttcaatttgatgaagtaagtatagcggagtttgaatcttcactggatgaaatagtcaaagagtttttgatttcatcagagatgatgaagaggcttgcatttgcaagaaattaagtgggagcgctgagacatatttataatacttatgtagaagacatatagttggttataaataatgtaattacatacttgattaaaaggtttcattgaaaaattaacttcaatgaaagtgatatagactgaaacaaattttgtgtcaagatctatgaagatagattgaaacacataatatgttcaagtcaaagtacatagaatggatattgaaatagttcaatattaaaaatattaagaaaatattcttgtcatgttaagttttaacaagacttgagtgtatctgacactcaatgagtaaaaacacatgagtgattatagatcacgaataatatgtacacaatcagatgtcatgtgctataaagtgttatgagcatataccagaatgattcatatgatgatcattggacgacagtaagaatattcttgagtactttagaagaactaaggatatatatatagttttgtatgggaaatgacaaacaaatcgctgtaagatgttgcaccaatatttgttttgtcacatatgaaaataaaatttcaatctcaaattagacttagtgttgttttaaaggtagcacaatgagctagaagttgtctatcttagatttagaagagttctaaatattgtgacggattctacaaacgaaaggcagagtatgtcattgttttgacaatgactgaggatgttaagtcaagaggttctttgagaacttggtgtagttccgacagagtcagaactttgaagctatattgtgtgtgacaatattagtaacatatttaagaccgcagaattaaggttccaccagaagaccaaacatatttaatgccgactcatttggaaatgagtgatgcgttgagacgcaaatgaattacaaaatacatacgtttctgagcatgtcagatccgttgactaaaacctctcccgtgagcaaaacatgataaaacaccagaaggccaaggtgttatatctttacaaatgtaaactagattattgactctagtgcaagtgggagactgaaggagatatgcccaagaggcaataataaaagtggttattatatatctttatgtttatgataaatgtttatatatcatgctataattgtattaaccgaaacattagtacatgtgtgatatgtagacaacaaagagtccctagtatgcctcttaactagcttgttgattaatggatgattagtttcataatcatgaacattggatgttattaataacaaggttatatcattatatgaatgatgtaatggacacacccaattaagcatagcataagatcacgtcattgagttatttgctataagctttcgatacatagttacctagtccttatgaccatgagatcatgtaaatcacttataccggaaaggtactttgattacaccaaatgccactgcgtaaatgggtggttataaaggtgggattaagtatccggaaagtatgagttgaggcatatggatcaacagtgggatttgtccatcccgatgacggatagatatactctgggccctctcggtgaaatgtcatctaatgtcttgcaagcatatgaataagttcataagagaccacataccacggtacgagtaaagagtacttgtcaggagacgaggttgaacaaggtatagagtgataccgatgatcaaacctcggacaagtaaaatatcgcgtgacaaagggaattggtatcgtatgtgaatggttcattcgatcactgaagtcatcgttgaatatgtgggagccattatggatctccagatcccgctattggttattggtcggagtgagtactcaaccatgtccgcatagttcgtgaaccgtagggtgacacacttaaggtttgatgttgaaatggtagaacttgagtatggaatggagttcgaatatttgttcggagtcccggatgagatcccagacatcacgaggagttctggaatggtccggagaataagattcatatataggaagtcatattccaagtttggaaatgatccggtgcatttatggcaggttctagaaggttctagaaaagtccggaagaaatcaccatggaaagtagagtcccggagggactccaccttgcatggccagccaaccctaaaggggaggagtccaaggtggactccccaagggtggccggccaacccccctcatggaaggggggaatcccaccccaagtgggattcccaccttgggtaggtttccctacacatggaaggtttttggttcgggtcttattcgaagacttgtagtccaacacttggggcttccacctatataatgaggggcataggagagggggctgactaccacaagcccatagcttggccgcacccataggtggccggccaccccctctcccaaaccctagccgccccctctctcctcctcttctcccgcacgcttagcgaa
Coding sequences within it:
- the LOC139838088 gene encoding uncharacterized protein, which encodes MAKSASDHVPCMVTIDIVIPKAKLFRFESYWVDNPTFLKCVQDSWERPSHKTNAAAILAHKFKNLRYDLKKWQTSLSTIKTLIENCNKVILLLDNIEEQRPLTIPEFNFRKLVKLHLEKLLSAQYKYWKDRCSIRWIKVGEENTKIFHAMATQRYRRNAIAGLKSESGEVVSDHDHMAGMIYNKYRERMGVSRGINMTLDIAALLTPVEGLEVLTNPFEKEEMDKVIKYMPADKAPGPDGFNAKLCGSYWWRDVAKLMDDFRAVAKPDVRSGETVLFWADEWDVGAVTVSLDLEE